Within Mucilaginibacter inviolabilis, the genomic segment TCATAACCATGTACCGAGGTCACCTTGCTGGCCAGTACGGGTATCTCAAACTCATCCTCGCCGGTAACCCCTATCATCTGATCATCAATTATACGGGTAACAAAACCCTCCATCTTTTCGTCAACAAAGCGCACAAAGTCGCCCAATTTATATTTCATAGCTGTATGTGTCTGGGCGCAAAGTTACTTTATATCTCCAATTGGATATATAAATAAAACAATGCGGGTTAATATTGCATTAGCCTAAACAATTTGGCATTTTTATAGTTGAATACCGCAGCACTTAATTTCATCATTCACGTCATGGATAATTTGAACACCGAACCTTTAGATCCGCAATTGTTAAAACAGGTATTTGTACATAACCTTAACCGGATATATTTTGGCAAACGCTATTTGAACACCAACCTTGCCCATTTAATAAAACAGGCATCATTTACTGCTCTGCAGCAGGCTATACAGGAATTTTGGGATGACGTAAAAAAGCAGATAGCCCGGATGGATGAGATTTATAAACTAATCAACGAGACACCATCCGACAAAAATTGTAACCCCATCAAATCAATCATCAGGGATGAGTTTTGTTTAGATGAAAAACAGGCCATGTCTATCCTGGGCGATATGGACCTCATCATGTACCTGCAATTACTGGAGCATATCAACATTACCTCGTGCCGTATGCTCATCATGGTAGCCAAACTGTTAAAATATGATGATGCCAAACAGTTACTTACCGAATGTTTTGATGAATCTATTGATAACGACCAGCTTTTTATGCTGATATCAAAGGAATATCTTACAGAAAGCTAACAGGAGGCTGAAGGCCAAAAATTTAAAAATTGCTTTAACTAATTTACCAGGAATAAAATTCTTTTCTCAGTTTAATCCTATAACCTCTATGAGTTAGGTCATATAAAAAAAGCCATCCGCTTTAGCGCGGATGGCTTAAATATTAGTTATTTAATACCCCTATTAAAATAACTTAAGCAAAGTAAAAAAATATATCCCACCTACGCAACCGATTTCGTGTGAAATTCACCTTTGTTACAAATTTGTTACGAAATCATAAAATTGACTAGCCGCGACTTTCCGGGTTACGAAAACCTGCATGTTAAATTCATGATAATCGCTTATTAATTATCAATTGATTTACATTAATTTGCATTTGAATTAACTAAAAACATGATCAAATCTATAATTCTATCAGCCTTTGCCTGCCTGATGCTGGCACAGGTACAGGCTCAGGATTTGTATATGCCACGGGATATACAACATGCCTTCAAAAACGGAACCCGCTCTGCCGATGGCAAACCCGGAAAAAACTACTGGCAAAACTATGGCCGGTATAACATCACCATCACAGCCCTGCCTCCCAGCAGAGACATTAAGGGTACTGAGCAAATCACTTACATCAATAACAGTCCGGATACCTTGAAATCGCTTAATATGAAGCTCATATTAAACATTCACAAACCCGGTGCGGCCCGTATGGGTAATGCTCAGCCCGATTATTTAACCCCGGGCATACAGATTGACACTTTCCTGATCAACGGTAAAGCTAAAAAGATAAACAATGCCATAGCTTCAACCAACCAAATGGTGGGTTTACTAAAACCACTCATGCCGCATGATTCGGTTAATCTGCATATTGCCTGGCATTTCGAGATTTCTAAAGAGAGCGGTCGTGAAGGGATGATCGATTCTACCACCTATTACCTGGCTTATTTCTATCCACGGGTATCTGTTTATGACGATTATAACGGCTGGGACAGACTTCCGTTTTTAGATGCCCAGGAATTTTATAACGATTTTAACGACTATACCCTGCAGGTAAAAGCCCCCAAAAACTATATAGTTTGGGCCACAGGAACCCTGCAAAACCCCAACCAGGTGCTGCAGCCCAAATATGCCAGGCGTTTACAGGCATCCATGACCAGCGACTCCACCATCCACGTAGCTACAGCCGCCGACCTGGCCTCAAAAAATATTACTACCCAGAATGATGTGAATACCTGGATATGGAAAGCAAATGACATCAGCGATATGGCCGTAGGCATCAGCGATCATTACGTTTGGGATGCAGCCAGCACCATTGTTGATGATGCTACCCAACGCAGGGCCAGCATGCAGGCCGCGTTTTTAGATAATGCCGAAGATTTTCATCATGCCGTTCAAAATGGCCGTAACTCCTTAAGCTGGTTATCACACAACTGGCCGGGTGTACCTTATCCGTTCCCTAAAATGACCTCTTTTCAGGGTTTTGCCGATATGGAATACCCGATGATGGTGAACGACAGCCATAACGCCGATATCTACTTCTCCCAATTTGTACAGGACCACGAGATAGCGCATACCTATTTTCCTTTTTACATGGGTATTAATGAAAGTCGTTACGCCTTTATGGATGAAGGCTGGGCCACCACGTTTGAACGCTTGATAGGTGCTGCCGAAGTTGGCCAGGAAAAAGCCGACGCGCTGTATAAGAGCTTTCGGGTTGAAAGATGGATAGGTGACGCGTCAACAGCCGAGGATCTGCCGGTAATAACCCCGTCGAGCGAGTTAAGAGGTGGTTACGGCAATAATTCCTATGGCAAACCATCATTAAGTTATTTCGCGTTGAAAGATATGCTGGGCGATGCCTTGTTCAAAAAGGCCCTGCATGGCTATATGGATCGCTGGCATGGCAAACACCCTATCCCATGGGATTATTTTAATTCTATGAGCAGTGTATCGGGCCGTAACCTCAACTGGTTCTTTAACAACTGGTTCTTCACCAATTATTATATCGACCTGGCGTTGCAAAACATCAGCAAAACAAACGGCGGCTACACTGCATCCATCAAAAACATCGGCGGTTTTGCAGTTCCCTTTGATGTGAAGGTGACCTATACCGACGGAACCACCGAAAGCATACACCAAACACCCGGCGTTTGGGAGAAAAATCAAAAACAGATCAGTGTGAACATCAAAACTAACAAGACCATTCAGTCGGCCGAGCTGGATGGCGGCATATTTATGGATGCCGATGTAAGTAACAATAAATTCACCGTTAAAAAATAAAATGATAACGTATTACAACAAAAAAGCCCGGCAAATGCCGGGCTTTTTTGTTGTATAGTAGTCCTAAAAATTATGCGCCCTGTACAGAATCGTTCCAGTTGTCGGCAGTATCTTTTACTTTTGATTTAGCCTCATTTATAGCATCTTCACCTGCATCTTTTGCCTTACCAGCTACATCATGAACTTTTGATTTTACGGCGTCAACCACATGTTCGCCTCTCTCACGCAAATCGCTAACAGTACCGCTAAATCTTGATTTTGCTTTGTCAACGGCATTGCTACCGTATTCTTTAATATCATGAGCGGTTGATTGCGCTTTGTTTTTAGCGGCACCAACCAGATCATTGATATAATCGGCAATGTCTTCACGTAAATCGTCGCCCTTTTCAGGAGCTAACAATAAACCTACTGCGGCACCGGCTGCCGCGCCAATTAAAAGTGCTGCTATAATTTTTGCTTGATCTTTCATGTTCAATTTTTTAGTTAGATGATTTAATCTGCATAGATGTAAACAACAACAATGCCAGTTTTATTTGGAGATGGAAGGATTTTTGGAACAAGAATGTCCTGCGAATCGACTCACCCTGTTATTGCTGCAGCAGAAAGGGGAGATTTTTAGATAGCAAATTAAACCATGTCATTGCGAGGTACGAAGCAATCTCCTCGCGTTCTCGTCGATAAGAATAGCTACGAGATTATTAATGTTGTGTTTATTTTTAACGGTATTAATGAGCTCCCTCCGGTCGGTTGTCTTCGTGCCTCGCAATGACATAATGGAATCAAGGGAACTCCACATCCATTTTATGAGCCAAAAAAAAAGGCATCCACTAAGTGGATGCCTGTATGCTTAATGGTTATATTATAATTAAATAACTTTTACATTTACCGCATTTAAACCTTTTCTTCCGTTCTCTACTTCAAACTCTACTTTATCATTTTCACGGATTTCATCGATCAGGCCTGTTGAATGAACAAAGATGTCTTGACCACCACCTGTTGGTGTAATAAAACCAAAACCTTTTGTTTCATTGAAAAATTTTACTGTTCCTTCTTTTTGCATTATTTTATTTATTAAAGGCCGCAAGGTACAACAATATTTTATAAACCCAAGTCGGCAAGCCGAAATCACCATTACCACAATTAGCTAAATACCTTATTTACAGCCCATAATACCATATAAAAAAATTATCGGGTGATGCATGATCCCTCATGCGGCTTAATTTTCAAAATAGGTATGTTTGCCAAAAAAAATTCACGTACATGAAAGCCTTTATTTTTGACCTTAACGGGACTATGATCAATGACATGCCCTACCATACCAAAGCCTGGCAAACCTTATTAAATGACCAGCTGGGTGGCAGTTTTACCTGGGACGAAGTAAAGCAGCAGATGTATGGTAAAAACCCCGAAGTACTGGTACGGATGTTTGGCCCCGACCGGTTCACGTTGGAGGAGATGAACAAATTATCCTACGAGAAAGAGGAAAAATATCAACAGGAATTTTTACCGTACCTGGCCTTATTGCCTGGCTTGCCGGAGTTTTTAGAGGCTGCTTATCAACAAGGTATCCCCATGGCTATAGGCTCGGCGGCTATTCCTTTTAATATTGATTTTGTGTTGGATAATCTGAACATCAGGCACTATTTTAAGGCCATTGTAAGCGCCGATGATGTATTGCTTAGCAAACCCCATCCCGAAACATTTTTAAAAGCTGCCGCGTTGCTGAATACCAACCCTACCGACTGCACCGTATTTGAAGATGTACCCAAAGGCGCCGAAGCGGCCGCCAATGCCGGTATGAATGCCGTTGTGATCACCACTACTCATGAACCGCATGAATTTGAGAAGCTATCCAACGTACTGCATTTCGCAAGCGATTTTACCGATGGATATTTTAAGGAATTGTTGGGGTAAAATATAAAAGGCTGTCATGCTGAGTTTGTCGAAGCATGGTGGGCAGGCCTCTGCGCACGCCCTTCGACAGGCTCAGGGTGACAGCCCCTGTTTTAATTCAGATATTTACTCCGAGTATATACTCCCTACTCTATCGCGCAGGTTATAGCCCGATGCCATTACTTCGCCGTAAGCGCCGGCTGTACGTATAGCGATCAGGTCACCGCGGAATGATTCGGGGAACTCCACATCTTTCTGAAAACAATCGGTGCTTTCGCAGATAGGGCCAACTATATCGTATTTTATGTTGTCAATGGTGAGTGGTGAATGGTGAGTTTTTTCTTGACTCCTGACTCTTGACTCTTGACTCAAATTTTCTATCTGGTGATAAGCCTGGTAAAGCATAGGACGCATGAGTTCGGTCATACCGGCGTCCAGTATCAGGAAGTTTTTCTTCTGACCATTTTTTACATACAACACCCTGGATATGAGCGATGCACTTTGAGCTACCAGGGCACGACCTAATTCAAAATGTACTTCCTGACCTGGTTTTACATTCAGGAAATTTTTGAATACCTGGAAATAGTTTTCAAAATCGGCAATGTTGCCATCGGGGTTGTAGTAATCCACACCCAAACCTCCACCGGCATTAAGCACCTTAACGGGGAAGCCGTGATCTTCGAACCAATCCTGCATTTCGTTGATGCGGGTGCACAGGTTTTTATATACTTCCAGATCAGTAATTTGTGAGCCAACATGGAAATGGATACCTAAAAATTCCAGGTTTTTACATTGACGCAAAGCGGTAGCTACGTCGGGCAGTTGCCATATATTGATACCGAATTTATTCTCGTCAAGACCGGTGGTAATAAAGTGATGGGTATGCGCATCCACATTAGGGTTGATGCGGATAGCTACCTTGGCCTTTTTACCTTTGGCTGCAGCCAGTCCATCTATAATATTCAACTCCTGTAC encodes:
- a CDS encoding DUF892 family protein, with product MDNLNTEPLDPQLLKQVFVHNLNRIYFGKRYLNTNLAHLIKQASFTALQQAIQEFWDDVKKQIARMDEIYKLINETPSDKNCNPIKSIIRDEFCLDEKQAMSILGDMDLIMYLQLLEHINITSCRMLIMVAKLLKYDDAKQLLTECFDESIDNDQLFMLISKEYLTES
- a CDS encoding M1 family metallopeptidase produces the protein MIKSIILSAFACLMLAQVQAQDLYMPRDIQHAFKNGTRSADGKPGKNYWQNYGRYNITITALPPSRDIKGTEQITYINNSPDTLKSLNMKLILNIHKPGAARMGNAQPDYLTPGIQIDTFLINGKAKKINNAIASTNQMVGLLKPLMPHDSVNLHIAWHFEISKESGREGMIDSTTYYLAYFYPRVSVYDDYNGWDRLPFLDAQEFYNDFNDYTLQVKAPKNYIVWATGTLQNPNQVLQPKYARRLQASMTSDSTIHVATAADLASKNITTQNDVNTWIWKANDISDMAVGISDHYVWDAASTIVDDATQRRASMQAAFLDNAEDFHHAVQNGRNSLSWLSHNWPGVPYPFPKMTSFQGFADMEYPMMVNDSHNADIYFSQFVQDHEIAHTYFPFYMGINESRYAFMDEGWATTFERLIGAAEVGQEKADALYKSFRVERWIGDASTAEDLPVITPSSELRGGYGNNSYGKPSLSYFALKDMLGDALFKKALHGYMDRWHGKHPIPWDYFNSMSSVSGRNLNWFFNNWFFTNYYIDLALQNISKTNGGYTASIKNIGGFAVPFDVKVTYTDGTTESIHQTPGVWEKNQKQISVNIKTNKTIQSAELDGGIFMDADVSNNKFTVKK
- a CDS encoding YtxH domain-containing protein, whose protein sequence is MKDQAKIIAALLIGAAAGAAVGLLLAPEKGDDLREDIADYINDLVGAAKNKAQSTAHDIKEYGSNAVDKAKSRFSGTVSDLRERGEHVVDAVKSKVHDVAGKAKDAGEDAINEAKSKVKDTADNWNDSVQGA
- a CDS encoding cold-shock protein, whose protein sequence is MQKEGTVKFFNETKGFGFITPTGGGQDIFVHSTGLIDEIRENDKVEFEVENGRKGLNAVNVKVI
- a CDS encoding HAD family hydrolase, which produces MKAFIFDLNGTMINDMPYHTKAWQTLLNDQLGGSFTWDEVKQQMYGKNPEVLVRMFGPDRFTLEEMNKLSYEKEEKYQQEFLPYLALLPGLPEFLEAAYQQGIPMAIGSAAIPFNIDFVLDNLNIRHYFKAIVSADDVLLSKPHPETFLKAAALLNTNPTDCTVFEDVPKGAEAAANAGMNAVVITTTHEPHEFEKLSNVLHFASDFTDGYFKELLG
- the lysA gene encoding diaminopimelate decarboxylase; translated protein: MFNTDTINRFNDLDTPFYYYDLEVLRQTLTAARDASAKHGFHVHYALKANFNPRVLEMIQSFGFGADCVSGNEVRAAIDRGFDKGKIVFAGVGKSDKEINLGLDTDIFCFNVESVQELNIIDGLAAAKGKKAKVAIRINPNVDAHTHHFITTGLDENKFGINIWQLPDVATALRQCKNLEFLGIHFHVGSQITDLEVYKNLCTRINEMQDWFEDHGFPVKVLNAGGGLGVDYYNPDGNIADFENYFQVFKNFLNVKPGQEVHFELGRALVAQSASLISRVLYVKNGQKKNFLILDAGMTELMRPMLYQAYHQIENLSQESRVRSQEKTHHSPLTIDNIKYDIVGPICESTDCFQKDVEFPESFRGDLIAIRTAGAYGEVMASGYNLRDRVGSIYSE